The following are encoded in a window of Callithrix jacchus isolate 240 chromosome 9, calJac240_pri, whole genome shotgun sequence genomic DNA:
- the LOC108593243 gene encoding large ribosomal subunit protein eL42-like, whose amino-acid sequence MVNIPKTRWTFCKKCGKHQPHKVTQYEKGKDSLYAQRKRRYDRKQSGYGGHTKPIFWEKVKTTKNIVLSLECIEPNCRSKRMLAMTRCKHFELGGDKKRKGQVIQF is encoded by the coding sequence ATGGTGAACATTCCTAAAACCCGCTGGACTTTCTGTAAGAAGTGTGGCAAGCACCAACCCCACAAAGTGACACAGTATGAGAAGGGCAAGGATTCTCTGTATGCCCAGAGAAAGCGGCGTTATGACAGGAAGCAGAGTGGCTATGGTGGGCATACTAAGCCCATTTTCTGGGAAAAGGTTAAAACTACAAAGAATATTGTGCTAAGTCTTGAGTGCATTGAGCCCAATTGCAGATCTAAGAGAATGCTGGCTATGACAAGATGCAAGCATTTTGAACTGGGAGGAGATAAGAAGAGAAAGGGCCAAGTGATCCAGTTCTAA